In a single window of the Olivibacter sp. SDN3 genome:
- a CDS encoding RluA family pseudouridine synthase, translating to MTEEFDIEENGEQDLYEHLRIAVDKGQALLRIDKFLMHRVENASRNRIQNAIEADNVLVNNKPIKASYKVKPFDIITVVLPHPPRDTEVYPEDIPLVIPYEDDDLLIVNKPAGMVVHPGYNNYTGTLVNALVFHFSKLPHLPGNDGRPGLVHRIDKDTSGLLVIAKNERTITQLAKQFYDHSIHRKYLALVWGDIEKDGTVAGYIGRSLKDRRVMSVYDNEDKGKWSVTHYTVLERLGYVTLIECQLETGRTHQIRAHMQSIGHPLFNDALYGGNKILKGTVFTKYKQFVDNCFGILPRQALHAKSLGFIHPQKKTYITFEADLPQDYASCLDKWRSYVQYERSK from the coding sequence ATGACTGAAGAATTCGATATAGAAGAGAACGGCGAGCAGGATTTATATGAACATTTACGCATAGCGGTAGATAAAGGGCAGGCGTTACTACGTATTGATAAATTTTTAATGCATCGCGTGGAAAATGCTTCCCGAAATCGAATTCAAAATGCTATTGAAGCAGATAATGTATTGGTTAACAACAAGCCAATAAAAGCAAGTTACAAAGTTAAACCTTTCGATATTATAACGGTCGTTCTACCACATCCGCCCAGAGATACCGAAGTATATCCTGAAGATATCCCTTTAGTAATTCCATATGAAGATGATGATTTATTAATTGTGAACAAGCCGGCGGGTATGGTTGTACATCCGGGCTACAATAATTATACCGGCACGCTGGTAAATGCCTTGGTTTTTCATTTCAGTAAGCTGCCGCATCTACCAGGTAACGATGGACGACCAGGCTTGGTACACCGAATCGATAAAGATACCAGCGGACTGCTGGTCATTGCCAAGAATGAACGGACGATTACCCAATTGGCTAAGCAGTTTTACGATCATAGTATCCACAGAAAATATCTAGCACTGGTTTGGGGAGATATCGAAAAGGATGGAACGGTAGCAGGTTATATAGGCAGAAGTTTAAAAGATCGTAGAGTGATGTCGGTTTATGACAATGAAGATAAAGGTAAATGGTCTGTGACACATTATACGGTATTAGAAAGGCTCGGTTATGTAACACTCATTGAATGTCAGTTAGAAACAGGACGCACACACCAGATACGGGCACATATGCAGTCTATTGGCCACCCGCTATTCAATGATGCGTTGTATGGAGGAAATAAAATCCTAAAAGGGACTGTATTTACAAAGTATAAACAATTTGTTGATAATTGCTTTGGCATATTACCCCGGCAGGCGTTACACGCTAAAAGTTTAGGATTTATACATCCCCAAAAGAAAACATATATAACCTTTGAAGCTGACTTACCACAAGATTATGCTTCCTGCCTAGATAAGTGGCGTTCCTATGTGCAATATGAAAGATCAAAATAA
- a CDS encoding aminotransferase class IV, with translation MNDTYINNNGTLMPESQPVILANNRSLRYGDGIFETMRWVDNDIRFLQYHIERLQESMEILHLEGANKFDAYFIREKAAELVKKNKLGEARIRLNIYRGGAGLYSPDTNKCNYLLEATPLEHSGYRLNKTGVIIDVYREHRKPVNSLSKLKSNNALIYVLAGITRKKLGCDDMLILNNEGFLCESLSANIFVWYNKTLYTPALSEGCIAGVMRRVVIEMAKEYGIEVVEAQISPEILHEADEMFLTNAIHGIHWVMGYKKKRYFNYLSKRLQEKLSKWQLEIDLDE, from the coding sequence ATGAACGATACATACATAAATAATAACGGCACCTTGATGCCGGAAAGTCAACCAGTGATACTCGCAAATAACCGAAGTCTACGTTATGGTGATGGAATATTTGAAACCATGCGTTGGGTAGATAATGATATTCGCTTTTTACAATACCATATAGAACGACTTCAGGAAAGCATGGAAATATTACATTTGGAAGGTGCCAATAAATTTGATGCATATTTCATTCGTGAGAAAGCAGCAGAGTTGGTCAAAAAGAATAAACTGGGTGAGGCAAGAATACGTTTAAATATCTATAGGGGCGGTGCTGGATTGTACAGTCCAGACACGAATAAATGTAATTACCTACTAGAAGCAACTCCTTTAGAGCATAGTGGCTATCGTCTGAATAAGACCGGTGTCATTATAGATGTCTACAGAGAGCATAGGAAACCCGTTAATAGTTTATCAAAATTAAAAAGCAATAACGCCCTGATATATGTACTTGCAGGTATAACACGCAAAAAGCTTGGATGTGATGATATGCTGATCTTAAACAACGAAGGATTTCTTTGCGAATCGTTGAGCGCTAACATATTTGTCTGGTATAATAAAACGTTATATACACCTGCGTTAAGTGAGGGATGTATCGCTGGAGTAATGCGTAGAGTTGTAATAGAGATGGCAAAAGAATACGGCATCGAGGTAGTAGAGGCTCAAATAAGTCCCGAAATACTACATGAAGCAGATGAAATGTTTCTAACGAATGCCATTCATGGTATTCATTGGGTAATGGGGTATAAAAAGAAACGGTATTTCAACTATTTGTCAAAACGGCTACAGGAAAAGCTTAGTAAATGGCAATTGGAAATTGATCTTGACGAGTAA
- a CDS encoding S9 family peptidase, translating into MKRKLFLLVFFIQTASVTWSQNGTDPILVTDMLRIQQIGQLDLSPDRQKMLFTVQRIIERENDKNNYDYDNQLWIGNTSGQYELRQLTYSKDNPSQAKFSPDGQSILFVRTVKEKPQLFMMSLSGGEPKQITDFKYGATSPTWSPDGKKILFSSAIKLDELLQDSVLNPNKLLPEWDAEKPGYTDNNHLRPDSIKANPDGSIEEIRAYLLKNEQDKKAKVINKLQFQGEASTSGEFRFNHLFVLDAEGDKAPELLTSGFYSYADPHFINNREILVNAKINEKEIGDRVLESAVYRISLETKELKTVFSEKDKSFFVEEISPSGRYAVYAEANTGTPNVPKVHIYDLQSEKVLMNIDLDRNMGNFKWTSKEDELYFTALSNGGAFLYRLGLKDGKVKKLSAEDEGIGDFVVGDGKLLYVKTSVANPSELEEADLNMKNNQPISSFNSSWLKDKKLSLPEKHHFTNEEGMEVEYWVMKPSNFQESHQYPLLLEIHGGPSAMWGPGEGSMWHEYQYFCSQGYGIVYSNPRGSGGYGEQFLRANMNNWGKGPTSDVLEALDRTVDEGWADTGKLLITGGSYAGYLVSWIVGHDQRFKAACSQRGVYDLKTFFGEGNAWRLVPNYFGGYPWEEETLQTIDRESPINYVQNIHTPYIIFHGENDLRTGVIQSEMLYKSLKVLGRPVEYVRHPGATHEITRSGDNRQRIDQLLRTYEFFERFVR; encoded by the coding sequence ATGAAGAGAAAATTATTTTTACTTGTCTTTTTTATTCAAACAGCTAGTGTTACCTGGTCGCAAAATGGAACCGATCCTATCTTAGTTACAGACATGCTGCGCATACAGCAAATCGGTCAGCTTGACTTATCACCTGATCGGCAAAAAATGTTATTTACAGTACAGCGAATCATTGAACGGGAAAATGATAAAAACAATTATGATTACGATAATCAACTATGGATTGGTAATACCTCAGGGCAGTATGAGCTAAGGCAACTAACCTATTCAAAAGATAATCCCAGTCAGGCAAAGTTCAGTCCGGATGGACAATCAATTCTATTTGTCCGTACAGTAAAAGAAAAGCCTCAATTATTTATGATGAGTCTTAGTGGGGGCGAACCGAAGCAAATCACCGATTTTAAATACGGCGCTACATCTCCTACATGGAGCCCTGATGGAAAGAAAATATTGTTTTCGTCTGCTATTAAATTGGATGAATTACTGCAAGACTCGGTTCTTAACCCAAACAAGCTTTTACCAGAATGGGATGCGGAAAAACCCGGTTATACGGATAACAATCACCTACGCCCGGATTCAATAAAAGCAAATCCCGATGGCAGTATAGAAGAGATTCGGGCATACCTGCTAAAAAATGAGCAAGATAAAAAGGCAAAAGTGATCAATAAATTACAGTTTCAAGGTGAAGCAAGCACTTCTGGCGAATTTCGCTTTAATCATCTGTTTGTTCTGGATGCAGAAGGTGATAAAGCACCCGAATTGCTTACTTCTGGATTTTATTCCTATGCAGATCCACATTTTATTAATAACCGTGAAATTCTGGTAAATGCAAAAATTAACGAAAAAGAAATTGGCGATCGCGTATTGGAATCTGCCGTGTATCGTATATCCTTAGAAACCAAGGAACTCAAAACTGTCTTTTCGGAAAAAGATAAATCATTTTTTGTGGAAGAAATATCTCCCTCAGGGAGATACGCTGTATACGCCGAAGCGAATACCGGTACACCAAATGTTCCTAAGGTGCATATTTATGATTTACAATCCGAGAAAGTATTGATGAATATCGACTTAGATCGTAATATGGGCAATTTTAAGTGGACGAGTAAGGAAGACGAACTTTATTTTACGGCATTAAGTAATGGGGGTGCCTTTCTGTATCGATTGGGGTTAAAAGATGGTAAGGTCAAAAAATTATCGGCTGAAGATGAGGGAATCGGCGATTTTGTTGTAGGGGACGGGAAATTATTATACGTAAAAACAAGTGTAGCAAACCCCAGCGAATTAGAGGAGGCCGATTTGAACATGAAGAACAATCAACCAATCAGTTCGTTCAACAGTTCTTGGTTAAAAGATAAGAAATTGAGTTTACCGGAGAAACATCATTTTACGAATGAAGAGGGTATGGAGGTTGAGTACTGGGTGATGAAACCGAGTAATTTTCAAGAGAGCCACCAATATCCTTTACTATTGGAGATCCATGGTGGGCCAAGTGCTATGTGGGGACCGGGCGAGGGGAGTATGTGGCATGAATATCAATATTTTTGTTCTCAGGGTTATGGTATAGTATATAGTAATCCTAGGGGGTCTGGCGGTTATGGAGAACAGTTTCTACGGGCAAACATGAATAATTGGGGCAAAGGACCAACAAGTGACGTTTTAGAAGCTCTTGATAGGACCGTCGATGAGGGGTGGGCAGATACCGGTAAACTGCTGATAACCGGAGGGTCTTATGCTGGTTATCTCGTAAGTTGGATCGTTGGACACGATCAGCGTTTTAAGGCCGCCTGTAGTCAACGAGGCGTATACGATCTAAAAACCTTCTTCGGTGAGGGTAATGCTTGGCGCTTGGTGCCCAACTACTTTGGTGGCTACCCCTGGGAAGAAGAGACACTGCAGACCATCGACCGGGAGTCACCTATCAATTATGTACAGAATATCCATACCCCCTATATCATATTTCATGGGGAGAACGATTTGCGAACAGGAGTAATACAGAGCGAGATGCTATATAAAAGTTTAAAAGTACTAGGTAGGCCAGTGGAGTACGTCAGACATCCCGGAGCCACTCATGAAATCACTAGAAGTGGTGATAATAGACAGCGTATAGATCAGCTACTGCGTACATATGAGTTTTTTGAACGGTTTGTTCGGTAA
- a CDS encoding VOC family protein has protein sequence MEQRISVLTIGADDLTAMRNFYEEKLGWNPVAVNKDIVFYKMNGFLFSIGKRKELATFIGIKPEGSGFRAVTFGYNVPTEREVGELYKQLKAKGVKMLSEPTKPPFGGLFFYFEDIEGNIIEIAYNTFIPLDKNNNAIDHKSINHL, from the coding sequence ATGGAGCAAAGAATAAGCGTATTGACGATTGGTGCAGATGACTTAACTGCTATGAGAAATTTTTATGAGGAAAAATTGGGATGGAATCCGGTAGCTGTGAACAAAGATATTGTTTTTTACAAAATGAACGGTTTTTTATTTAGCATTGGAAAACGAAAGGAGTTAGCAACCTTTATAGGCATTAAACCTGAAGGCAGCGGTTTTCGTGCAGTTACTTTTGGTTATAATGTTCCGACAGAAAGAGAAGTAGGAGAGCTTTATAAACAGCTAAAGGCTAAAGGAGTGAAAATGCTGAGTGAACCAACTAAGCCACCTTTCGGCGGATTATTCTTTTACTTTGAAGATATAGAAGGTAATATCATTGAAATTGCCTACAACACCTTTATTCCACTTGATAAGAACAATAACGCCATTGACCATAAATCGATTAACCATTTGTAA
- the mazG gene encoding nucleoside triphosphate pyrophosphohydrolase has translation MPHTAPIAQSTPAKAFERLLEVLNTLRIECPWDRKQTMESLRHLTIEETYELADAILDKNLNEVKKELGDLMMHLVFYARIAEENNDFNIVDVLNGVCDKLISRHPHIYGDVKVTDEEDVKRNWEQLKLKEGNQSVLEGVPQSLPALVKAYRIQDKARGVGFDWEDKKQVWEKVEEELQEFKNELDITKGTTIDQQKAEGEFGDLLFSLINYARFLGINPENALEKTNKKFITRFNHLENRAKTLSKNLEDMTLEEMDVYWNEAKRL, from the coding sequence ATGCCACATACAGCTCCAATCGCTCAATCAACACCTGCCAAAGCCTTTGAAAGGTTGCTGGAAGTGTTAAATACATTAAGAATAGAATGCCCTTGGGACAGGAAGCAAACGATGGAAAGTCTGCGACATCTAACCATAGAAGAAACTTATGAACTGGCTGATGCTATACTGGATAAGAACCTAAATGAAGTAAAAAAAGAATTGGGTGATCTTATGATGCACCTTGTTTTTTACGCCCGTATAGCTGAAGAGAACAACGATTTTAACATTGTGGATGTTTTAAATGGTGTTTGTGATAAGTTGATAAGCAGGCATCCACACATTTACGGTGATGTGAAAGTGACTGATGAAGAGGATGTGAAACGGAATTGGGAGCAACTAAAACTCAAAGAAGGCAACCAATCTGTCTTGGAGGGCGTACCCCAGTCTTTACCGGCGCTGGTAAAAGCCTATCGCATCCAAGACAAAGCGCGAGGTGTAGGTTTTGATTGGGAGGATAAAAAACAGGTATGGGAAAAAGTAGAAGAAGAACTCCAAGAATTTAAAAATGAACTGGATATTACTAAAGGCACCACTATAGATCAACAAAAGGCTGAAGGTGAATTTGGTGATCTGCTATTTTCTCTTATTAATTACGCTCGTTTCCTGGGTATCAATCCAGAAAATGCTTTGGAAAAAACCAATAAAAAATTTATTACCCGTTTCAATCATCTGGAAAACCGAGCGAAAACCCTCAGTAAAAACCTTGAGGACATGACCTTGGAAGAAATGGATGTTTACTGGAATGAAGCCAAGCGGTTATAA
- a CDS encoding VOC family protein, with amino-acid sequence MGNNKILGLRTVIYKVGEISIAKEWYAKAFEVEPYFDEPFYVGFDIGGYELGLQPEEQSRKDRVESVIAYWGVDDIATEFNRLVTLGATAYERPKDVGEGIIVAQLKDPWENIIGLIHNPHFKVTF; translated from the coding sequence ATGGGAAATAATAAAATTTTAGGGCTTCGAACAGTTATTTATAAAGTTGGAGAGATCAGTATTGCCAAAGAATGGTATGCCAAAGCATTCGAAGTCGAACCTTACTTTGATGAACCGTTTTATGTGGGGTTTGATATTGGCGGATATGAACTTGGACTTCAACCCGAAGAACAGTCCAGGAAAGACCGGGTCGAAAGCGTGATAGCCTATTGGGGAGTTGATGACATTGCTACCGAGTTCAACAGGTTAGTAACCTTGGGAGCAACAGCCTATGAGAGGCCTAAAGATGTTGGAGAAGGCATTATCGTCGCGCAACTGAAAGACCCTTGGGAAAATATTATTGGTCTTATTCACAACCCTCATTTTAAGGTTACTTTCTGA
- a CDS encoding AraC family transcriptional regulator, whose product MLFGHRLALSKIKRNKGQKNLLDIAFDCGYYDHAHLSNEIKRYTGLAPSQF is encoded by the coding sequence ATGCTTTTTGGACACAGGCTTGCTCTTTCAAAAATAAAGCGCAACAAAGGGCAAAAAAATTTATTGGATATTGCTTTTGACTGCGGATATTATGACCACGCCCACCTTAGTAATGAAATAAAACGATACACAGGACTTGCTCCATCGCAATTTTAA
- a CDS encoding FtsX-like permease family protein, giving the protein MNFPLYLARRISQGGQRTYSKLIVHVAIAGIMLGLAVMILAIAVLKGFKGDIINKERGFNGDITIFKHDLNSSYERMPFHLNDDSLHLLGKLPGVSHIRAFATKAGIINANDEVEGVVLKGIDSAYNQQSLKHILIEGDTLNFADSIPAQQQILISKYTANRLKLKLGDDFLMYFVQEPLRKRKFTIVGIYNLGVEEIDKTYVIGDISLIRRLNNWQSKDVGGYEVAVNHFENVAQINQDVLSFLPIHLVSATVLEQFPEIFEWLALLDINSQVILVLMVLVAIINMISALLIMILERTNMIGILKALGLDNLSIRKVFLYNAFQLIGVGLILGNLLGVGLCLFQHYTHFFTLDESAYYISYVPINIGFVEVFLLNIGTAMLCLIALLIPSGLVSRISPIKAIRFK; this is encoded by the coding sequence TTGAATTTTCCTTTATACTTAGCGCGTCGTATTAGCCAAGGGGGGCAACGCACATATTCGAAATTAATAGTTCATGTGGCGATAGCAGGCATTATGCTTGGTTTAGCCGTGATGATTTTAGCAATAGCCGTGTTAAAAGGGTTTAAAGGTGATATCATTAACAAAGAAAGGGGCTTTAATGGAGATATCACGATTTTTAAGCACGATTTAAACAGCTCCTATGAACGTATGCCTTTTCATTTAAATGATGATAGTTTACATTTACTCGGTAAGCTCCCCGGCGTTAGTCATATAAGAGCCTTCGCTACCAAGGCAGGAATTATCAATGCGAATGATGAGGTGGAGGGTGTAGTGCTAAAAGGTATAGATAGTGCTTATAATCAACAATCGTTAAAACATATTCTTATCGAAGGTGATACGTTGAACTTCGCTGATAGTATACCTGCGCAACAGCAAATTCTAATATCAAAATATACCGCCAATCGATTGAAGCTTAAACTCGGCGACGATTTTTTGATGTATTTTGTGCAAGAGCCCTTACGCAAAAGAAAATTTACCATCGTCGGTATATACAATTTAGGTGTTGAGGAGATCGATAAAACCTATGTAATAGGAGATATCTCGTTAATAAGAAGGTTAAACAACTGGCAGTCAAAAGATGTAGGCGGATATGAGGTAGCTGTGAACCATTTTGAAAATGTCGCTCAAATTAATCAAGATGTTCTGAGTTTTCTACCGATACACCTGGTTTCAGCGACCGTTTTAGAGCAGTTTCCGGAAATTTTTGAATGGTTGGCACTGTTAGATATCAATTCACAGGTGATACTCGTTTTGATGGTACTGGTGGCTATTATCAATATGATTTCTGCTCTACTGATCATGATTCTCGAAAGAACAAATATGATTGGTATTTTAAAAGCATTAGGTTTAGATAACCTTTCTATCCGTAAAGTTTTCCTCTATAATGCATTTCAGTTAATAGGGGTGGGGCTCATTTTAGGAAATTTATTGGGTGTTGGCTTATGCCTTTTCCAACACTATACGCATTTTTTTACGTTGGATGAAAGCGCTTATTATATTTCCTACGTACCGATAAATATTGGGTTCGTAGAGGTCTTCCTTTTAAATATTGGTACAGCAATGCTATGCTTGATCGCCCTTTTAATTCCCTCCGGCCTGGTAAGCAGGATAAGCCCAATTAAAGCCATTAGATTTAAATAG
- the fmt gene encoding methionyl-tRNA formyltransferase produces the protein MRIIFMGTPDFAVASLEALLDAGEEVVAVVTVADKPAGRGQKLQESAIKKYALSKNIPVLQPVRLKDADFLKELKSFKADLQVVVAFRMLPEVVWNMPPKGTINLHASLLPQYRGAAPINHAVINGEKESGVTTFKLQHAIDTGNILFRERVAIADHDTAGDLHDKLMYTGAKLLVKTVQAIKANMFEEISQEVDAENSVLKEAPKIFKDDCKILWNKSVDDVYNQIRGLSPYPTAFTDFQGKILKIFTCTREKITVDRHPGEFVSDGKQYLKFATKDGYIAVGEIQLEGKKKMKIDEFLRGIRL, from the coding sequence ATGCGAATAATATTTATGGGCACACCGGATTTTGCAGTTGCTTCTCTGGAAGCACTGTTAGATGCGGGGGAAGAAGTAGTAGCCGTTGTGACCGTTGCAGACAAACCTGCTGGTCGCGGGCAAAAACTACAGGAATCTGCCATAAAGAAGTATGCCCTTTCTAAAAATATCCCTGTTCTTCAACCTGTTCGTTTAAAGGATGCCGATTTTCTGAAAGAACTTAAAAGTTTCAAAGCAGATTTGCAAGTAGTAGTAGCCTTTAGAATGTTACCTGAAGTTGTTTGGAATATGCCGCCAAAGGGGACTATTAACCTTCATGCCTCCCTTTTACCACAATACCGCGGTGCAGCACCTATTAATCACGCAGTCATCAATGGGGAAAAAGAAAGCGGCGTCACCACTTTTAAACTACAGCATGCAATTGATACCGGGAATATATTGTTTAGAGAACGTGTGGCTATTGCAGATCATGACACAGCTGGAGACCTTCATGATAAGTTGATGTATACAGGAGCAAAACTGTTGGTAAAAACGGTACAGGCAATAAAAGCTAATATGTTCGAGGAAATTTCCCAAGAAGTAGATGCAGAAAATTCGGTATTAAAGGAAGCTCCTAAAATTTTTAAAGACGATTGCAAGATTCTCTGGAATAAATCCGTTGATGATGTTTACAATCAAATCAGAGGGCTAAGCCCCTACCCTACGGCTTTCACTGACTTTCAAGGGAAAATATTAAAAATTTTTACATGTACCCGGGAGAAAATTACGGTAGATAGACATCCGGGAGAATTTGTGAGTGATGGTAAACAATACTTGAAATTTGCAACAAAAGATGGTTATATCGCGGTAGGGGAAATACAACTCGAAGGAAAGAAAAAAATGAAGATAGATGAATTTCTAAGAGGCATTAGGCTTTAA